The genomic interval GTTTCGTCCAGGTGCCCTTCACGGTAGCATCGATCGCAAAAGCCTTGGATGCAGTCCGTGCGGGCTGCGGCCAGTTCCTCCTTTCCTGGGTAGCGGAACTCCACGCCGCGCAGGGTGGCGGCGATGGGGTCGTTGGCTTCGTAGGCTTGCACCTCGACGGCGGGGCGGTAGCTGCCGGGATCGGCCATGGAGTGGCCGCGATAGCGATAGGTTTCCATCTCCAGGAATTGGGGACCATCGCCGGTGCGGACTCGCGTCAAGGCGCGGCGGGTGGCCTCGAAGACGGCCAGGACCTCCATGCCGTCCACCTTTTCGGCTGGGATACCGTAGGCGCAGGCCCTTTTGTAGACCTCCGTCAGCGCCGAATGGCGGTGGATTTCCGTGCCAATCTGGTAATGATTGTTTTCGCAGACGAACAGGATGGGTAGTCGCCACAGGGCAGCCATGTTCAGGGATTCGTGAAAGGTTCCCTGATTGACGGCACCGTCGCCGAAGAAACACAGCACGGCCTCGGGCAACCGGCGGTAGGCCACGGCATAAGCTGCCCCCAGGGCGATGGGAAAGGTCTCGCCGACAATGGCATAGCCGCCGAGAAAGCGCCGTTCCCGGTCGAAGAGGTGCATGGAACCGCCCATACCGCCGCTTATGCCCGTCTTTTTGCCCATGAGTTCGGCAAAAATGGCGTGGGCGGGGATTCCGCGGACCAGGGCGTGGACGTGCTCACGGTAGGTGCTGACCACGTAATCGCCGGGCTCGGCGGCATGAAGCACTCCCACCGCCACGGCCTCCTCGCCGGGATAGAGGTGCAGAAAACCGGCGATTTCCCCTTGGGCGTAGGCCTGTGCCGCCGCTTCCTCGAAGGCGCGGGCGCGCATCATGTCGCGTAACATGGCGAGTAGCGAACTGCGGTCCATTTCAGACTCCCGTCCCCGCCGTCGGGGCGAATTCGTCCAGGGCGCGGGTGAGGGCAACCAGATACATGAGCGCCGGACCGCCGTGCATGAGCACGGCCTGAAAACCGGCACTCATGATCTCGTCGCGGCTGGCCCCGGCTTTTACGGCCCCCTTGACGTGTAAGGCAATGCACCACTCGCACTGGGCTGCCACGGCGAGGGCGACATTGATGAGCTCTTTTTGGGCGAGGCTTAGGGCCGGATTGCCCTCGGTCTTGCCCATGAACGCGAGGAACGCATTGATTTCCGAGGGATACTGCGCCTTCAGGCGCTCCGTGAGGTCGGCGACTTCGTGGATGCGATCGTTCATGCTGCCCATGCTGTCTCTCCTGGTGACCTACGCGCCTAATCCGGTTGACGATTGAGGAGGATACTTTTGCCGGTCATCGGCTCCGGTACCGGTAATCCGAGCAAATCGAGCACCGTGGGCGCGAGATCCGCAAGCCCCCGGCCGATGCCCAGGGTCGCGCCCGGCACACCCATGAGCAAGAAAGGCACGGGATAGACGGTGTGCTGGGTGTGGGGCTCACCCGTCAGGGGATCCACCATCTCATCGCAATTGCCGTGATCCGCCGTGAGGATGACGCGATAGCCGAGGCGCAAGGCCGCCTGTGCCACCCGGTGAAACTGAAGGTCCAGGGTCTCCACGGCGCGCAGGATGGCGGGGATCTTGGCCGTGTGCCCGACCATATCGCCGTTGGCGAAGTTGACGAGGACGAAGGCGTGCTGCTGGGACTCCATGGCCTGGATGACCCGATCGGCCACCGCCGCGGCGCTCATTTCCGGCTGGAGATCGTAGGTGGCCACCTGTGGGGAAGGGATGATCTCGCGGTCCTCCCCGGGGAAAGGCTCCTCCCGTCCGCCGTTGAAAAAGTAGGTGACGTGGGCGTACTTTTCCGTCTCGGCGCAGTGGAACTGCCGCAGTCCCGCGTCGGCGATGACTTCCGCCAGAACCTGATAAGGGAATTCCGTGGGAAAGAGCACGGGAAAAGGATAGTCGTCGTTGTAAGGGGTCATGCACAGCACCGGGCGCGGACCTTCCGCGCCCCGGTCGAAATGGCTGAAGTCCGGCATGCCCAGGGCCGCGCTCAATTGCCGCATCCGGTCGGAACGGAAGTTGAAGAAGAAGACAGGCTCCCGGGGCCCGATCTTGGCCGCTTCCACGTCGCCGATGAGGGTGGGCTGGATGAATTCATCCCCTTCTCCCCGCTGCCAGGCGGTGTGGATGGCGCTCTCGGCGTCGGGGGCATGCTCGCCCTCGCCGTGGACATAGGCGCGCCAGGCTTTTTCCGTGCGTTCCCAATGCCCGGCCCGGTCCATGGCGTAGTAGCGGCCGATGACGCTGGCGATGCGTCCTTTACCGAGTTTCTGGAGTGCGGACTCCACCTGCCGGGCAAAGCCGTCGGCGCACTGGGGCGCCGTGTCCCGGCCATCGCTGATCAGGTGCACCACGGGCTCCATTCCTCCTTTGACGACGAGGGGAAGGATCCCCAGGAGATGGTCGATATGGGAGTGGACGCCGCCGTCAGAGACCATACCCACGAGGTGCAGCCGCTCGCCCGGGCGCAGGAAATGCTGCCAGGCCGGCAGCTGGTCGAAGCTCCCATCCTCCAGCGCGTCGGCGATACGCACCAGATCTTGTTTGAGGATACGACCGGAGCCCAGGGTCAGGTGTCCCACTTCCGAATTGCCGAATTGGCCATCGGGCAGGCCCACGGCACGACCGGAGGCCTGCAGCGCGGTATGTGGGTGGCTCGCAAAATAGTGGTCCAGATGCGGGGTGCGGGCTTGTGCCCAACCGTTGAAGGCACGATTGGGATTGAGGCCGAAACCATCGAAAATGACGACCAGCACGGGCCTAGGTTCTGTCACAGCAACTCCTTGTCGACACGAAAAAGCCATCACCGCCGTGCGCTGCCGGACTGGATGCCGCGGCAGCGGTGGTTCTCAGGATCGTGGCGCCGGTCCCGAGCGACCGAGCTTTTTCTCCACCTCCAGCACGTGCAGGGTGGTGGTGAGCACGGTATCGGGATTGAGGCTCATGGACTCGATTCCGATCTGGACCAGGTACTCAGCGATCTCCGGGTAATCCGAGGGCGCCTGTCCACACAGGCCGGAGTGGATGCCATTGCGTCGACAGCCCTCCACGGCCAGACGGATCATGGCCCGCACCGCCGCGTCGCGTTCGTCGTAATCGAAGGCGACGATCTCGGAATCGCGATCCACCCCAAGGGTAAGCTGGGTGAGATCGTTGCTGCCAATGGAGAAGCCGTCGAAGCGCCGGGCGAATTCGTCTACCAGGATCACGTTGCTGGGGACTTCGCACATGGCGTAGACCTGCAGTCCGTTCTCACCCCGGCGCAGACCGTATTCCGCCATGCGCGCCAGGACCGCATCCGCCTCTTCCAGGCGGCGCACGAAGGGCAACATGAGGATGACGTTGACAAGGCCCATGTCTTCCCGCACCCGTCGCATGGCCATGCACTCCAGGCGGAAGCCCTCGGCATAGGCAGGGTGGGCATAGCGGGATGCACCGCGAAAACCGAGCATGGGATTTTCTTCGTGGGGCTCGAAGCCGCGTCCGCCCAGAAGGGCCGCGTATTCGTTGGATTTGAAGTCGGACATGCGCACGACGACGGGTTTGGGATAAAAAGCGGCGGCGATGGTGCCGATGCCCTCGGAGAGTCTCTGAATGAAGAAGTCCTCGCCGCTGCCAAAGCCCCGCAGGAGTCGCTGCACGGCGTCCCGCTCGCGGGCATCCTCGACCTTTTCCGGGTGGAGCAGCGCCATGGGATGGGCCTTGATATAATTGCCGATGATGAACTCCATGCGCGCAAGGCCCACGCCGTCGTTGGGCAGATTACGGATCTGGAAGGCGAGATCCGGATCCCCCAGATTGATCATGATTTGGGTGGACGGTCGCGGCAGATGCGCGAGGTCGGTGCGCCGCACCTCGAAGTCCTGACGTCCGGCGTATACCCGACCGACATCCCCTTCGGCGCAGGAGATCGTCACCTCGTCACCGTCGTGCAGAAGCTCGGTAGCGCCGGCAGCACCCACCACCGCCGGGATGCCGAGTTCGCGCGCGATGATGGCTGCGTGGCAGGTACGCCCGCCGCGGTTGGTGACGATGGCAGCGGCTTCTTTCATGATGGGTTCCCAGTCCGGCGTGGTATTGTCTGCCACCAGGACGTCACCGTGCCGAAAGGTATCGATCTCGCGGATGTCGCGAAAGACGCGGACGCGGCCGGTGGCGATCTTTCCGCCCACCGCCCGACCCTCCACCACCACCTTTTCCGGTCGCGACTGCAGGCGATATTCCTCCAGCACCTGTCCTTTCTGCTGCGATGCCACCGTCTCCGGCCGCGCCTGTACCAAGTAGAGCTGGCCATCGAGACCATCCTTGGCCCATTCCATGTCCATGGGCCGCGATTCGCCCACGTGTTTGCTGTAGTGTTCCTCGATGATCATGGCGTATTCCGCCAGCTGCAGCACGTCGGCGTCGTCGAGGCAGAAGCGTTCCTGCTCTTCGGGGCTGGTGTCGATGTTGCGGGTGGTATGGCGATCGCCGTCGTCGGCATAGACCATTTTCAGTTTCTTGCTCCCCAGGAGCCGCCGCAGCACGACCCGCTTGCCCTGCCGAAAGGTCGGTTTGAACACATAGAATTCGTCGGGATTGACGGCTCCTTGCACGACATTCTCACCCAGCCCCCAGGCCGCGGTGATGAAGACCACGTCGCGAAAACCCGTTTCCGTATCCAGGGAGAACATCACCCCGCTGCTGGCGAGGTCCGAGCGCACCATCTTCATGACGCCAACGGACAAGGCCACATGAAAATGGTCGAAGCCCTGCTCGGCACGATAATGAATGGCGCGGTCCGTAAACAGGCTGGCAAAACAGCGCCGGCAGGCATCCAGCAGCTCGGCATCACCGCGTATGTTGAGGTAGGTCTCCTGCTGACCGGCAAAGCTGGCGGTGGGGAGATCCTCCGCCGTGGCCGAAGAGCGCACCGCCAAAGACAGTGTATCGCCGTATTCCCGTTGCAGCTCACGGTAGGCCGCAAGAATCTCCTCTTGCAGGGGCGCTGGCAGAGGAGCGGCGTAGACGATCTCGCGGGCCCGGGCACCCGCGCGGGCGAGGGCGTCCACGTCGTCGGGATCGAGGCCGTCCAGGCAGGCGTGCAGGGCGTCCCAGGCGCCCGCCGCATCGAGCGTTGCCCGGTAGGCTTCGGCAGTGATGGCAAAACCGTTGGGGACGCGTACTCCCTGGCTACTGAGCTTCTGGTACATTTCACCCAGGGAGGCGTTCTTGCCGCCTACCGAGGGGAGGTCATCGATGCCGATTTCCCGGAAAAAACGCAGGTACTGGTAGGCCAAGGGAGTCTCTCCTCAAATTCCGAGTCGTGTCTCCTATTCACCATAGTCCACGAAACCACCCGCGGCAAGCCGGATTTTCAGGAGCGGTCGGGTAGTTCCAGACCCTCCATGGACTCTTGTCGGGGTTCGGCGGCGCGTTCTTCCCGCTGCCAGGAAAGACGCAGCTCCGGCAGGGGTCGCCCCAGCAGCTTCTCCAGGCCACGAATCTCTGGCTCGTAGAGGCGCTGCAGAAAAGCCCGCGCCCGCGGATCCATGGGCGGCTTTTCCCCCGCCCGCAGGAAGACGTGCTGCCACAGATATTCCCCCCAACGCTGTGGAAAGAGGTGTTCGCCGATATAGCGGCTCCAGGGTGAGGCGGCCAAACGTCGCGCCCATTCGCCCCGGGGCTGACGATGGGCATTGTGCGCCAGATGCAGATCGATGCCGTCGATGGGGGCAGGATCTATGCCCAGAAAATCGGCGATGTCCAGCAGGACCGCGCGGGCGTCGCGCTTGAGCTCCTCCAACAGATAGACCCGTACCTGCTCCGGACCAAAGAGCTCTCGGTAGCGTCGAACCTGGTCCAGATACTGCCCTAGTTCGACGTAAAGCTGGGACACGCCCCAACCCTTGTCCGGTCGTTGCCAATCCCGCAGCAGGATGGTGTAGAAATCGTCGTTGACGACACCCTCCCGGAAATCCATGAGGTATTGCGAGTAGGCGCGCTGCACGGGATCGCGCAGGAGGATGAGGATGCGCGCTTGCGGCACGTCGGCACGGATGCGTTGGGCCGCCTGCGCAGACCAGAGGTAGGAGGGGCTGGCGTCGCCACGCCAGGGATAGCCGCCGGCATGGGCATAAAGTTTGGCGTAATCGTCGGCATCGGCAACATACTGGATGAGGTGAGCCTGCTCCGGCGCGGGTTGGGGCCGGGTGTAAAAATGCGGCTCCTTCATCTCCGGGAAGAATATCTGGGGATGCTGACGCAGGTAGGCGTAAAGCGAGGTGGTGCCGCACTTGACGGCGCCGACGATGAACAGGTTCGGCAGGGTTGCCGCAGCCTTGCACGACGCTGCCCACGGCCGAGAGATCATGGCTGACGCGAGGTCACTGCTGGACCACCAGGACTTGTGCCGTACCACTTTGCCGCAGCCGGGCGCCGAGGGCCTCGGCGACGCTGGGATTGGCCAGGGGGCCGATCTGGACGCGATAGAAGGTCACACCGCGCACCAGTCCGGGCACGATGAGGAGCGGGCCGATTCCTGCCGCCTGCAGGCGTTGGCGTTCGCGGATGGCAAGGTTGAGCTGCTGAAAGGCGCCGGTCTGGAGGAAGATCTCTGCTGGCTTACCGGCCGAGGGGTTGGGAGCAGTCGTCGTGGTGGTGGCCGGGCTTGGTGCAAGGGCCTCGACACGGACCACCGCCGTTCCCGAGTGGATCATGTCCAGGACCTTGGCGGCACCGTAGGAGAGATCCAGGAGGCGGCCATCCACAAAGGGACCACGATCGTTCACCAGAACCTCCACACTGCGTCCGTTGGCCAGATTGGTGACGCGCACGCAGGTGGGTAAGGGCAGTTCGCGGCTGGCAGCGCTGAAAGCCTGAGGCACGAAGGGCGTTCCCATGGAGGTGACGGAACCCGACTCCCAGCCGTACCAAGAGGCGGTCCCGCTCCGATCGTAGCCATCGGCCGTGGTCAGCGGCTGATAGCGACGGCCGTTCACGACGTAGCTGCGGTTGTAGGGGGCATCGGGCTTGGGCGTCGCCGCATGACAGCTGCCCATGGAGGCAGCGGCGGAGATCGACCCAAGGGGTGGGGTCATCCGCTGCGCGCAGCCGCCAAGGACCAGGATCCCTGTGGCCGCGAGCGAAAAGACCTGGAAAGCACGCTTCACGCCGCGGTCCCGACCAAGAGCTCCTCCAAAAGCCCCTGGTAGATGGCGGCCAGATCCTCGAGCTCCGCCAGTTCCACACACTCGTTGACCTTGTGGATGGTAGCGTTGCGCGGACCCAGCTCCAGCACCTCACCGCCCAATTGGGCGATGAACCGTCCGTCGGAGGTCCCTCCGCCCGTGGACAACTGCGCTTCTCGACCGAGCCGTCGTTGGAGGACTCTCTGGGTGGCGGCCACCAGTTTCCCGGGGGGCGTGTAAAAAGGCGGTCCCGAGAATTGCCAGTCCAGCTCGTAGTGCAGGCCATGCCTGTCCAGGAGATCCACCACGGCCTTTTGCAAGGACTCGAGGCTCGAGGCCGGGGAAAAGCGGAAGTTGAACTGCAGCTCCAACTGCCCGGGGATGACGTTGGTCACGCCGGTGCCGGCGTGGATATTGGAGATTTGCAGGCGGGTTGGCGGAAAATCGGGATAGCCGTCATCCCATTCCTTCTCCACGAGTTCCGTCAGTGGTCGCAGGGCGCGGTGGATGGGATTGTCCGCAAGTTCCGGATAGGCGACGTGCCCTTGCTGCCCGAGGATCCGTAAACGGGCGTTGAGGGAACCGCGCCGACCGTTTTTTACCACGTCCCCCAGGCGTTCTGCGGAGGAGGGCTCACCCACTAGGCAATAATCCGGCCGGATCTGCCGCGCCGCCAAGTAGTCCACCACGTGACGGGTACCGTGGGTGGCCACGCCTTCCTCGTCGGAGGTGATGAGAAAAGCGATACGACCAGGATGCCGTGGGTGTGCGCCGACGAAGTCCTCCACGGCCACGAGCATAGCCGCCAGGCTGCCCTTCATGTCCGCTGCCCCGCGCCCATAGAGAACGCCATCGCGCAGCTCGGGGGTGAAAGGATCCGTCGCCCAGGCCTCGCGCGGGCCAGGCGGTACCACGTCCGTGTGTCCGGCAAAACAGAAGATGGGACCGGACTCGCCGCGTATGGCCCAGAAATTTTCCACGCCACCGGCGGGCAAGGGGGTGACGGTGAACCCTATCTGCTGGAGTCGTTCCGCCATCCAGGTCTGACAGCCCCCATCCTCGGGGGTCACCGACGGGCGCGCCATGAGGGTTTGGGCATAGCGCAGAACGCGCTGGCGCTGGTCCATGAATCAGATCTCGCGCAGCAACTGGTTGATTCCCACCTTGCTCCGGGTCTTGGCATCCACTTTCTTGACGATGACCGCGCAGTAGAGACTGTGGCTGCCGTCCTTGGCCGGGAGATTGCCCGATACCACTACCGAGCCCGCCGGCACTCGCCCATAGAGGATTTCGCCTGTCTCGCGATCGAAGATCCGGGTGCTGGCGCCGATGAACACCCCCATGGAGATGACCGAACCCGACTCCACGATCACTCCCTCCACCACCTCGGAGCGCGCGCCGATGAAGCAGTCGTCCTCGATGATGGTGGGATTGGCCTGCAGAGGTTCCAGCACGCCGCCGATGCCGACGCCACCGGAGAGGTGGACGTTCTTACCGATCTGGGCGCAGGAACCCACCGTCGCCCAGGTGTCGACCATGGTACCTTCATCCACATAGGCGCCGATATTGACGAAGGAGGGCATGAGCACACAGTTGCGGGCAATATACGCCCCCTTGCGCACCGTCGCGGGCGGCACCACACGAAAGCCGCCAGTCCGAAAATCGTTGCTGTTGTAGTCGGAAAACTTGCCCGGTACCTTGTCGAAATACTGGGTCTCGGCCCCCGGAATGCGCACATTGTCCTGGAGGCGAAACGACAGGAGCACGGCCTTCTTGATCCACTGGTGGGTGTGCCATTGGCCATCGCGTTTTTCTGCGACCCGCAGCACGCCCTTGTCGAGACCCTCGATGACCTGACCCACGGCGTCGCGCAGCTCGTTGGGAGCATTGCGCGGGCTGAAGCGATCCCGCTCTTCCCAGGCGCCTTCGATGATTTCCGCTAACTGTGCCACGCTGACTCCTTTTCTTGCGACGATGCGTGAGGGCGATTATCGAGAAAACGGCGGATACGTTGCAAACCCTCGATGCATTCCGCTTCACTGCCTACCAGAGCGATGCGCACGCGGTCGTGTCCGGGGTGCAGCCCGTGCGCCTCGCGCGCCAGATAGGCTCCCGGCAGGCAACGGACGTGCTCGGCAGCGTAGAGCTCGCGGGCAAAGGCTTCACCATCACCCACCTCGGGCCAGAGATAGAAGCCGCCATCGGGCAGCTGGATGTCCAGGTGCTCGCCGAGGATGTCGCGGGCAGCGGCAAACTTGCGCGCGTAACTGCGCCGGCTCTCGACCACATGCTCCTCGTCGCTCCAGGCGGCGCGTGAGGCCGCCTGAATGAAGGGCGGCATGGCCGCGCCAAGATAGGTTCGGTAGCGCAGAAACTGGGCCAGGATGGCAGGATCGCCGGCGACGAAGCCGCTGCGCGCACCCGGTATGCTGGAACGCTTGGACAGGCTGTGGAAGCTCAGCACGGAGTCGAGGCTGCCCGTTTGGGCGGCCACGCTCAGCACACCCGTGGGTGGCCCGCGGAAATAGATCTCGGTGTAGCACTCGTCGACGGCGAGCACGACGCCGAAACGCCGCGCCTGACCGACGAGCCAGGCGAGCTCCTCGCCGCCCAGCGCGGCACCGGTGGGGTTGTGGGGCGAGTTCACGTAGAGCAGGGCACTACGCTCCCAGACCGACTCGGGAATGGCCCGAAAATCGGGCTGACCGCTGCCTGGATCGCAATTCAGGTAGTGTGGCTTTGCCCCGGCCAAAAGTGCCGCCCCCTCGTAGATCTGGTAGAAGGGATTGGGCATGAGTACCAGGCTCTTGACGTCCTGGCACGGATTTATCACGGTCTGGGCGATACTGAAGAGCGCCTCGCGGGTGCCATTGACGGGCAGGATGCAGCGATCCGGATCGAGGAAACCCGTGGGCAGGGTAAAGCGACGGCTCGTCCAGGCCGCGATGGCCTGGCGCAGGGCGGGCTCACCCAGGACCTTGGGATATTCCGCGAGGCCCTGCTGGAGCGACGCCGTCAGCGCCCTGGCCACGAGCTCGGGAGCCTGTTGCCGCGGCTCACCGATGGAAAAATCCACCAGGGGCAGGGCGGGCGGGCGCACATCCTGGAGTAGCCGACGCAGGCGCTCAAAGGGGTAAGCCTGCAATGACGCAAGGCCCGGATTCATGCCACAATCCTCCGCCATGCTCGACCGCCGCCCGCCAATGTCGTTCATCATGGGTCCAAGTTTGGTGCAGAAAGGAGTCCTCTGACAAGTGTCTGCCGAGCCGCTTCCGGAATCACCGCGCCACTTGGCCATCGCTGCGCTGGTTTTCGGCGCCGCCCTGTGGGGTTGCTTCTGGTGGCCATTGCGCTTTTTCTCCAGCCAGGGGCTGGCGGGTCCCTGGCTGATCGCCGCTGTCTACGTCGTCCTTGCAGCGCCGACGCTGGCGCTGGTGCGCTGGCGCCGGCTGCGCTGGCGGCGCGATGGCAAAGTGCTCGTGGCCCTTGCCCTGCTGGGCGGCTGGACCAATGTGGCCTTTTTGCTGGCGCTCTTTCACGGCAGTGTCGTGCGGGTGCTGTTGCTTTTTTATCTATCGCCCGTATGGTCCCTGCTGCTGGCCTGGCTGCTGCTCAAGGAACCCCTGGGGTGGCGCGGCATATTGGCTGGTGCCTTGGCCATGGCGGGCAGTATTCTGGTGGTGGATCACGGTGCCGCAGGACCGTGGTCACCCCTGGATCCGGACGATTTCCTAGCGGTCAGTGCCGGTCTTGCCTTTGCCGCCAGCAACGTCCTGCTGCGCGGCAATCGGAGTGTCCCGGATCGCGAGCGGGCCGTGGCCATCTGGTGGGGCTGTGCGGCCCTTGGTCTGGGTGTGGCGGCATTCGCACCCTGGCCGACCCACATCAGCGGCCAATGGTGGCTGCTCCCAGTCTTTGCGTGGCTCTGGGTAGGCGGCGCCACCGCCGCGACCCTCTACGGTGTGGCCCGGCTGCCCGTGAGTCTGTCGGCGGTGATCATGCCCGTGGAGATCCTCTTTGGTGCCGTATCGGCCTGGCTCCTTGCCGCTGAGACCGTTTCCGGCTTCGAGTTTCTGGGCGGTCTGGCCATCCTCACCGCCGCCTGGTTGCAGATGCGCAGACCGACGCTACCAGGTCCCATCGCCACCGACGCTGGCGGCGAAGAGCCGGGTGACTAGATCTTCGCTGCGGGGAATGACGGCATCGGCGCCCCAGGAGGCTATCGCCTCACCACCACCATAGCCCCAGCCCGCTGCCCAGGCCGTGCAGCCGGCGGCGTGGGCAGCCTCGATGTCCCGGCGATCGTCGCCCAGGTAGAGACTGTGCTGGGGGAGCACCGCCAGGGTTTCCAGAGCGTGGCGCAAGGGTAGGGGATCGGGCTTGCTGCGCGCCGTGGTGTCGCCGCTGACTACCACGGCTGGGGCTACCGGCAGGGGCAGGGCCGCCAGCAGGGCAGCCGTGAGATAGCCGGGCTTGTTGGTGACGATGCCCCAGGGAATGCCGCGTGCAGCCAGGGTGACCAGGCATTGCGCGACCCCCGGAAAAAGACGGGTGCGGGTGGCGATGTCGGCCTCGTAGAGGGCAAGAAACTCCTCGCGCAAAGCCTGAAACTCGGGTTGCGGCGGCTCTACCCCGAAGGCCTCTCGCAGCAGGCCACGCGCGCCCTGCGAGGCAAAGGGGCGCAGTGCCGCAACGGCAGGAGCGCTGCGCCCGCGACGGCGACACAGCTCGGTGACGGCGGCGATGAGGTCGGGAGCCGTATCCAGGAGGGTGCCGTCCAGATCCCAGAGGACGGCATGCCAGGGCGTCACGCCGAATCTACCCTGCGGCTGCGACAGAGATAATTGACGCTGACGTCGTCCACCAGGCGAGCGCGG from Acidithiobacillus caldus ATCC 51756 carries:
- the dapC gene encoding succinyldiaminopimelate transaminase, which gives rise to MNPGLASLQAYPFERLRRLLQDVRPPALPLVDFSIGEPRQQAPELVARALTASLQQGLAEYPKVLGEPALRQAIAAWTSRRFTLPTGFLDPDRCILPVNGTREALFSIAQTVINPCQDVKSLVLMPNPFYQIYEGAALLAGAKPHYLNCDPGSGQPDFRAIPESVWERSALLYVNSPHNPTGAALGGEELAWLVGQARRFGVVLAVDECYTEIYFRGPPTGVLSVAAQTGSLDSVLSFHSLSKRSSIPGARSGFVAGDPAILAQFLRYRTYLGAAMPPFIQAASRAAWSDEEHVVESRRSYARKFAAARDILGEHLDIQLPDGGFYLWPEVGDGEAFARELYAAEHVRCLPGAYLAREAHGLHPGHDRVRIALVGSEAECIEGLQRIRRFLDNRPHASSQEKESAWHS
- a CDS encoding DMT family transporter, with the protein product MSAEPLPESPRHLAIAALVFGAALWGCFWWPLRFFSSQGLAGPWLIAAVYVVLAAPTLALVRWRRLRWRRDGKVLVALALLGGWTNVAFLLALFHGSVVRVLLLFYLSPVWSLLLAWLLLKEPLGWRGILAGALAMAGSILVVDHGAAGPWSPLDPDDFLAVSAGLAFAASNVLLRGNRSVPDRERAVAIWWGCAALGLGVAAFAPWPTHISGQWWLLPVFAWLWVGGATAATLYGVARLPVSLSAVIMPVEILFGAVSAWLLAAETVSGFEFLGGLAILTAAWLQMRRPTLPGPIATDAGGEEPGD
- the gph gene encoding phosphoglycolate phosphatase (PGP is an essential enzyme in the glycolate salvage pathway in higher organisms (photorespiration in plants). Phosphoglycolate results from the oxidase activity of RubisCO in the Calvin cycle when concentrations of carbon dioxide are low relative to oxygen. This enzyme is a member of the Haloacid Dehalogenase (HAD) superfamily of aspartate-nucleophile hydrolase enzymes (PF00702).); amino-acid sequence: MTPWHAVLWDLDGTLLDTAPDLIAAVTELCRRRGRSAPAVAALRPFASQGARGLLREAFGVEPPQPEFQALREEFLALYEADIATRTRLFPGVAQCLVTLAARGIPWGIVTNKPGYLTAALLAALPLPVAPAVVVSGDTTARSKPDPLPLRHALETLAVLPQHSLYLGDDRRDIEAAHAAGCTAWAAGWGYGGGEAIASWGADAVIPRSEDLVTRLFAASVGGDGTW